Proteins encoded by one window of Lycium barbarum isolate Lr01 chromosome 11, ASM1917538v2, whole genome shotgun sequence:
- the LOC132620481 gene encoding uncharacterized protein LOC132620481 yields the protein MKKSSFLRSSKEMLTKSFNSTKCKMSLKLASSRLKLLKNKKEAQVKQMKRELAQLLDSGQDRTARIRVEHVVREEKMMAAYDLIEIYCELIVARLPIIESQKTCPIDLKEAITSVVFASPRCGDIPELADVRKHLTAKYGKEFISAAVELRPNCGVSRMLVEKLSAKAPDGQAKMKILGAIAEEHGVKWDPTSVEEAESVPPNDLLNGSGSLEKAGDPPHFEASDVGTPHDHGKRPNASSNFPEQNARSSLGTQSFVSAHGGGSGVTPSSNYHHRVSPSGSRDERSEAGQSFPGDGNFSAGRQNWNMEFKDATSAAQAAAESAERASLAARAAAELSRVTRQYSSESQRSEVQSSGGGGPGMYDTSIHEHFPKDSATSSLPDRNPRLQNERIDILPHENLARETRQFHDDNHGTLGGAGSGNHGTSSIHEHFPKDSVISPSPDRTSRFQHERTDGLQHDNLARATRHHNGSHGTSNRPGSQVSVGATGSINNDNPFASPGEGDKNMQKRLSKEDSREKMIMRKSSGRTESESTNSFKNESIEDFNYFGEEATTTEDPKNNSSDSYLSTSGFGENIHHSSHQTYGYDYQGHVPSETVNKSSHDSASVAFDDSGSEDDVHIKFDSDPIYDDQQAKLYFPSPERKSPTYNSAIKNSWSFDSDKSPEKSPLSSEVFVERHSPRLYESLAASGDNSRPKNVVPTFDDSDGTNSESDVEMVRPPIGKSKDIPNVSYEHAGYHDSPRSSYTENVSGSDGKKWSHSLSDKTVSNYVQRHGKTDKSDSISFSSEDEAEHTKPRDGKDTSSAPALPGTQTDDSSLASSASGFEKEFTFGKLTGGLKHKGHIPPPYLRSQLNNISTSVERAKESPVVRPQAVAPLKSSVVLDDTHSTSDTDSSDEEFSQEASNYSRRTYAQKTGSEFNTNYAGLRGSPTYFDSDSSDSDAGPKKQSLAGRSQLGSGFSRRTKASSSRLDTNSSPKFKISSEAAVNSGSGVDRKPTRRSFGAKTQEPPKPVMNSFAADTQEPQRQTRNFYSSESHESPSDKRMSSEQPSAGPAVSRHIAQPKITSDEGRRKSTRMEQPASSAQMSAASGSRNAPKAPASIGDKISREDSMKKASHVHPKLPDYDDIASKLASLRTNPK from the exons ATGAAGAAATCGAGTTTCTTAAGAAGTTCAAAAGAGATGCTTACCAAGAGCTTCAATTCCACCAAATG TAAGATGTCGTTAAAGTTAGCGTCTTCAAGGTTGAAGTTGTTGAAGAACAAGAAGGAAGCGCAAGTGAAGCAGATGAAAAGAGAACTGGCTCAGTTGCTCGATTCTGGTCAGGACCGGACAGCAAGAATTCGC GTGGAGCATGTAGTTCGGGAGGAAAAGATGATGGCAGCATATGATCTTATCGAGATTTACTGTGAACTGATCGTGGCACGCTTGCCTATTATTGAGTCACAAAA AACTTGCCCCATTGACTTGAAGGAAGCAATTACAAGTGTAGTTTTTGCGTCACCAAGGTGCGGAGACATACCAGAACTTGCAGATGTGCGGAAGCATCTTACCGCAAAATATGGAAAAGAATTTATAAGTGCAGCAGTTGAGCTCCGTCCCAATTGTGGAGTTAGCCGCATG TTGGTTGAGAAGTTATCTGCCAAGGCACCTGATGGGCAGGCCAAAATGAAAATCTTGGGGGCAATTGCTGAGGAACATGGTGTTAAATGGGATCCTACATCAGTAGAAGAGGCGGAGTCAGTGCCTCCAAATGACTTGCTG AATGGATCTGGTAGTTTAGAGAAGGCCGGAGACCCTCCTCATTTCGAAGCTTCAGATGTGGGAACTCCACATGATCATGGTAAAAGGCCTAATGCATCTTCAAATTTCCCAGAGCAGAATGCAAGATCCTCACTGGGAACCCAAAGCTTTGTCTCTGCACATGGTGGTGGTAGTGGCGTAACACCATCTTCTAACTATCATCATAGAGTTAGTCCTTCAg GGTCTAGGGATGAAAGGTCGGAAGCTGGGCAATCATTTCCTGGAGATGGTAATTTTTCAGCTGGCAGGCAGAATTGGAATATGGAATTTAAGGATGCTACCTCTGCTGCTCAAGCAGCTGCTGAGTCTGCAGAACGTGCAAGCCTAGCTGCCAGAGCTGCTGCAGAACTTTCAAGGGTTACAAGGCAATATTCCTCAGAATCTCAGAGGTCTGAAGTACAGTCTTCAGGAGGCGGAGGACCAGGAATGTATGACACAAGTATCCATGAACATTTTCCCAAAGATTCAGCAACCAGCTCTTTACCTGATAGAAATCCAAGACTTCAGAATGAAAGGATTGATATTTTGCCACATGAAAATCTGGCTAGAGAGACGAGACAATTTCACGATGATAATCATGGTACTTTAGGAGGTGCAGGATCAGGAAACCATGGTACTTCAAGCATCCATGAACATTTTCCTAAAGATTCAGTTATCAGCCCTTCACCTGATAGAACTTCAAGGTTTCAGCATGAAAGGACGGATGGTTTGCAACATGATAATCTAGCTAGAGCAACAAGACATCATAATGGTAGTCATGGTACTTCGAATAGGCCTGGTTCACAAGTCTCCGTAGGTGCCACAGGTTCAATTAATAATGATAATCCATTTGCTAGCCCTGGAGAAGGTGATAAGAATATGCAGAAAAGGTTATCAAAAGAGGACAGTAGAGAGAAAATGATAATGAGGAAATCATCGGGGAGAACTGAATCTGAATCCACAAATAGCTTTAAGAATGAGTCAATTGAGGACTTCAATTATTTTGGAGAAGAAGCTACTACTACAGAAGATCCCAAAAACAATTCTTCAGATTCTTATTTAAGCACTTCAGGTTTTGGTGAAAATATTCATCATTCTAGCCACCAAACTTATGGATATGATTACCAAGGTCACGTTCCTAGTGAAACTGTTAATAAGAGTTCTCATGATTCTGCCTCTGTTGCTTTTGATGATTCTGGCTCAGAAGATGACGTACATATTAAGTTCGACTCAGATCCTATATATGATGACCAGCAGGCCAAACTGTATTTTCCTTCACCAGAAAGGAAATCACCTACTTACAACTCTGCCATTAAAAATTCGTGGAGCTTTGACTCTGACAAATCACCGGAGAAGTCTCCTTTGTCATCAGAAGTCTTCGTGGAAAGGCACTCACCTCGATTATATGAAAGCTTGGCTGCCTCTGGTGACAATTCACGACCTAAAAATGTTGTGCCAACCTTTGACGATTCTGATGGTACGAATTCCGAAAGTGACGTCGAGATGGTCCGACCCCCGATTGGGAAGTCAAAAGATATTCCGAATGTTTCCTATGAACATGCAGGGTATCATGACTCACCAAGATCCTCCTATACGGAAAATGTTTCAGGAAGTGATGGGAAGAAATGGTCACACTCCTTATCTGACAAAACGGTGTCCAATTATGTGCAAAGACATGGTAAAACTGATAAAAGTGATTCAATTAGTTTCAGTTCAGAAGATGAGGCTGAGCATACAAAACCCCGAGATGGAAAGGACACCTCCAGTGCACCAGCTTTGCCCGGGACACAGACAGATGATAGTAGTTTAGCTTCTTCAGCTTCTGGGTTCGAAAAGGAGTTCACATTTGGGAAGTTAACTGGTGGCCTTAAGCATAAAGGTCACATCCCTCCACCTTACTTAAGGAGCCAGTTAAATAATATTTCAACTTCAGTCGAGAGAGCTAAGGAAAGTCCTGTGGTGAGGCCACAAGCTGTTGCTCCCCTTAAGAGTTCTGTTGTTTTGGATGACACTCATTCTACTTCAGATACTGACAGTTCTGATGAGGAATTTTCACAAGAGGCTTCAAATTACAGTCGAAGAACTTATGCACAAAAAACAGGCAGCGAATTTAATACAAATTATGCGGGCTTACGAGGTTCACCTACTTATTTTGATTCTGATAGCAGTGATTCCGATGCTGGTCCTAAGAAACAATCTCTTGCTGGTAGAAGTCAATTGGGTAGCGGATTCTCTCGTAGAACTAAAGCTTCTTCCTCCCGCTTAGATACAAACTCTTCCCCTAAGTTTAAAATCAGCTCTGAGGCAGCTGTTAATTCTGGCTCTGGTGTAGACAGAAAACCCACCAGGCGCTCCTTCGGTGCTAAAACTCAAGAACCTCCGAAACCTGTCATGAATTCTTTTGCTGCTGATACACAAGAACCACAGAGACAGACCAGGAACTTTTACAGCAGTGAGTCACATGAATCCCCATCAGATAAAAGGATGAGTTCAGAGCAGCCCAGTGCTGGACCCGCAGTTTCAAGGCATATTGCACAGCCCAAGATCACATCAGATGAGGGAAGACGGAAATCAACAAGGATGGAACAACCAGCGAGCTCTGCCCAAATGTCAGCAGCATCAGGCAGCCGTAATGCCCCTAAGGCACCAGCCTCGATTGGGGACAAAATTTCCAGAGAGGATAGTATGAAGAAAGCTAGTCATGTACATCCAAAGCTACCTGATTATGATGATATTGCTTCCAAACTTGCGTCGCTTCGAACGAATCCCAAGTGA